In the genome of Magnolia sinica isolate HGM2019 chromosome 2, MsV1, whole genome shotgun sequence, one region contains:
- the LOC131232547 gene encoding LOW QUALITY PROTEIN: signal peptidase complex subunit 1-like (The sequence of the model RefSeq protein was modified relative to this genomic sequence to represent the inferred CDS: substituted 2 bases at 2 genomic stop codons): MLLQMDWQGXKLSESLMXIMLVTFTVVALVVGYSIGSFQTMLLIYASGVILTTTLVTVPNWPWFNRHPLNWLDPIEAERNPKPQPLASKKKPSSKHHQK, translated from the coding sequence ATGTTGTTGCAGATGGATTGGCAAGGGTAGAAGCTATCAGAGTCGTTAATGTAGATCATGCTCGTCACCTTTACTGTAGTCGCATTGGTTGTGGGCTACTCCATCGGTTCTTTCCAGACCATGCTATTAATCTATGCCAGTGGTGTCATTCTGACGACGACACTGGTCACCGTTCCCAACTGGCCATGGTTCAATCGTCATCCACTGAATTGGTTGGACCCCATTGAAGCGGAACGGAATCCAAAGCCTCAGCCATTGGCTTCAAAGAAGAAACCATCTTCTAAGCATCATCAGAAGTAG